A single Herpetosiphonaceae bacterium DNA region contains:
- a CDS encoding ABC transporter ATP-binding protein, translating into MQQDSNLIRARSLARRYTMGKEAVMALNGVDVDIRRGEFVALVGPSGSGKSTLLNLIGGLDRPTEGEIWVEDLELGKASDKRLVRYRRDRIGFIFQSFNLLPTRSAVENVEVPLMLAGQGRKARRERALHLLEQVGLGKRARHKPNELSGGEMQRVAIARALANSPILLLADEPTGNLDSKTGKDILNMLRDLLQTQGLTLVLVTHDMNVAGYADRIVHLLDGRIQRIETAAERDGHLAATEAVEVTR; encoded by the coding sequence ATGCAACAGGACAGCAACCTGATCCGCGCGCGCAGCCTGGCCCGCCGCTACACGATGGGCAAGGAAGCGGTCATGGCGCTCAACGGTGTCGACGTCGACATTCGGCGCGGAGAGTTCGTCGCGCTGGTCGGGCCGTCGGGATCGGGCAAATCAACGCTGCTGAATCTGATCGGCGGCCTGGATCGACCGACTGAGGGCGAGATCTGGGTCGAGGATCTGGAGCTGGGCAAGGCCAGCGATAAACGTCTGGTACGTTATCGCCGTGATCGCATCGGCTTTATTTTTCAGAGCTTCAACCTGCTGCCCACGCGCAGCGCCGTCGAAAACGTCGAGGTGCCGCTGATGCTGGCCGGACAGGGCCGCAAAGCCCGCCGCGAGCGGGCGCTGCACCTGCTGGAGCAGGTTGGCCTGGGCAAGCGTGCCCGCCACAAGCCGAACGAGCTATCCGGCGGCGAGATGCAGCGCGTCGCCATTGCCCGCGCGCTCGCCAACAGCCCGATCCTGCTGCTGGCCGACGAGCCGACCGGCAACCTCGACTCGAAGACCGGCAAGGATATTCTGAACATGCTGCGCGATCTGCTTCAGACGCAGGGCTTGACGCTGGTGCTGGTAACACACGATATGAACGTCGCGGGCTACGCCGACCGGATCGTGCATCTGCTGGATGGCCGGATTCAGCGCATCGAGACGGCTGCTGAGCGCGACGGGCATCTCGCGGCGACCGAGGCGGTGGAGGTGACACGATGA
- a CDS encoding ABC transporter permease — MMMGDMVRTALSNLGRRKVRTVLTSIGVIVGILTIVTMVSLGIGVRMEINKQFQAIGLERVFVRPQEDEQNFFTQFARPERTRPILQADVERWRQQPNVIEVIPNVDLPLGVASALKIGERAQQIGVAGAINPLDQDPFETPPTALAGAIEVPEEPGKIVLTVDALDELDIPRSRFGELIGQQVEIVLQAPRGETQTFPFEVVGVSSEERQVVRIPLADRAAMKSWWFNAPQLLETEGYDSVTMRATSIAEASTLVQQLRGEGFRVQSLELILELANQVFTVINVMLSSVGGLALLVASLGIVNTMIMSIYERTREIGTLKAIGASRGDIRLMFMIEAGMIGVIGGVIGIISGWALGLLLNRVILWYIEREQLPVRGDFFVVTPTLALVALLFATLIGVIAGLYPANRAARLDPLMALRHE, encoded by the coding sequence ATGATGATGGGCGATATGGTCCGCACCGCGCTCTCCAATCTCGGTCGGCGCAAGGTCCGCACCGTGCTGACCTCGATCGGCGTGATCGTGGGCATTCTAACGATCGTGACGATGGTTTCGCTGGGCATTGGCGTGCGCATGGAGATCAACAAGCAGTTTCAGGCGATCGGGCTGGAGCGTGTCTTTGTGCGGCCTCAGGAGGACGAGCAGAACTTTTTCACGCAGTTTGCCCGCCCGGAGCGCACCAGGCCGATCTTGCAGGCCGATGTCGAGCGCTGGCGGCAGCAGCCCAACGTGATCGAGGTCATCCCCAATGTCGATCTGCCGCTGGGCGTGGCGAGCGCGCTGAAGATCGGCGAGCGAGCGCAGCAGATAGGCGTGGCCGGCGCGATTAATCCGCTGGATCAGGACCCATTCGAGACGCCGCCGACCGCGCTGGCAGGCGCGATCGAGGTGCCGGAGGAGCCGGGCAAGATCGTGCTGACGGTGGACGCGCTGGATGAGCTGGATATTCCGCGCAGCCGCTTCGGTGAGCTGATCGGGCAGCAGGTGGAGATCGTGCTGCAAGCGCCGCGCGGCGAGACTCAGACCTTTCCCTTCGAGGTTGTAGGCGTGTCGTCTGAGGAAAGGCAGGTGGTGCGCATCCCGCTCGCCGACCGTGCCGCGATGAAAAGCTGGTGGTTCAACGCACCGCAGTTGCTCGAAACCGAAGGCTACGACTCGGTGACGATGCGCGCGACCAGCATCGCTGAGGCCAGTACGCTGGTGCAGCAGTTGCGCGGCGAGGGCTTTCGCGTTCAGTCGCTTGAGCTGATCCTCGAACTGGCAAATCAGGTCTTTACCGTGATCAACGTCATGCTCTCGTCCGTCGGCGGCCTGGCGCTGCTCGTCGCGTCGCTGGGCATCGTCAACACGATGATTATGTCAATCTATGAGCGCACCCGCGAGATCGGCACGCTCAAAGCGATCGGCGCGTCGCGGGGCGACATTCGGCTGATGTTCATGATCGAGGCCGGCATGATCGGCGTGATCGGCGGCGTGATCGGCATCATCTCTGGCTGGGCGCTGGGCCTGCTGCTGAACCGCGTGATCCTGTGGTACATCGAGCGCGAGCAACTGCCGGTTCGCGGCGATTTCTTCGTAGTAACGCCGACGCTGGCGCTGGTGGCGCTGCTGTTCGCCACGCTGATCGGCGTGATCGCCGGGCTCTACCCCGCGAACCGCGCCGCGCGTCTCGATCCGCTGATGGCGCTCAGGCACGAGTAA